One region of Heliomicrobium undosum genomic DNA includes:
- a CDS encoding copper amine oxidase N-terminal domain-containing protein has protein sequence MFKRMKKSVATLLAGAFVAAMILPNAAFAASTFTATNQAVSAPGSTFSARVMVEVPAGASTNGASYDLRLRLPANTQVGSITYEVPATYDTTINNQLANSAGATGGIYATTQPNLATPEYVVGVKGTANTTNKGLVYINFNNIVVPSGQSGDMKAVFESQPGSIFSNGEVVIASVGTGSVKASIDDVRSFSSAGLAAGALDPIRFKEDRPGSLKSGTDSIKLKLPPGFTWTGNIVANTGVPQIWADGNTTVTIQGLTDSNRTLQVGVAFTAPATQSNSAVYFALTGLGIAVDESTAKAGDVTVDISGKTSSTPTSLVIGRYGQFGASIKAFGDAPTLIAGRKDAVAGKFVIEEDLVGSLVTNRTVTLTLPENVRWHTTAIPGAGNPTVAGISISSADSDANNLALGNWEIIDSERRIAKATINAPSTGNKRGKLVFEKTELELAPGFSGDVKIEVGGSAGISGNFVFGKAVLPVSLKADAAPEVKIGLNDQVASDVIVTENFKEALMSKTDNVLGVGNTTFNELRLYVPAGVDYTSTPKFEVVEGDAVLMADSATTATDASDQTKYAVVKVKSTSSTPSKIKVSNIKLRVDRTVPEGDLVMKVKGNATATCEMVANATIQKPFASSTVTTAVVAKVVTPAPQDLKVAAAFKVNDTKYTINGVEKTMDQAPYIKEGRTFVPVRYVAEALGIDAANIVWDGDKQTATLIKGDKVLQVAIGSKTLVINGAGITMDIAPELSESGRVMLPVRWIAERFGATPTWDEATQTVGLK, from the coding sequence TTGTTCAAACGGATGAAAAAGTCCGTGGCCACCCTGCTGGCTGGAGCCTTTGTCGCAGCGATGATTCTCCCTAACGCTGCCTTCGCCGCCTCCACCTTCACGGCCACCAACCAAGCGGTTTCCGCGCCCGGCAGCACCTTCTCCGCCCGCGTCATGGTAGAAGTTCCCGCCGGCGCCTCCACCAACGGCGCTTCCTACGACCTGCGCCTGCGCCTGCCCGCCAACACCCAGGTCGGCAGCATCACCTATGAAGTTCCCGCCACTTATGACACCACTATCAACAACCAGCTGGCCAACAGTGCTGGCGCCACCGGCGGTATCTACGCCACCACCCAGCCGAACCTCGCCACCCCTGAATACGTTGTCGGCGTCAAAGGCACTGCCAACACCACCAACAAAGGTCTCGTCTACATCAACTTCAACAACATCGTTGTTCCCTCCGGTCAGAGCGGCGACATGAAGGCCGTTTTCGAATCTCAACCGGGCAGCATCTTCTCCAACGGTGAAGTTGTCATCGCCTCCGTCGGCACCGGCAGCGTCAAAGCCTCTATCGACGATGTGCGCAGCTTCTCCTCCGCCGGTCTCGCCGCTGGCGCCCTCGACCCCATCCGCTTCAAGGAAGACCGCCCCGGCTCCCTGAAGAGCGGCACCGACTCCATCAAACTGAAACTGCCCCCCGGCTTCACCTGGACCGGCAACATCGTTGCCAACACCGGTGTTCCCCAGATCTGGGCTGACGGCAACACGACCGTCACCATCCAAGGTCTGACCGACTCCAACCGCACCCTGCAAGTCGGCGTGGCCTTCACCGCCCCCGCCACCCAGTCCAACAGCGCCGTCTACTTTGCCCTGACCGGTCTCGGCATCGCTGTTGACGAGTCCACCGCCAAAGCCGGCGACGTGACCGTCGACATCAGCGGCAAGACCTCCAGCACCCCCACCAGCCTGGTGATCGGCCGCTATGGTCAATTCGGCGCCAGCATCAAGGCCTTCGGCGACGCTCCCACCCTCATCGCCGGCCGTAAAGACGCCGTCGCTGGCAAGTTCGTCATCGAAGAAGACCTGGTCGGCAGCCTCGTCACCAACCGCACCGTCACCCTGACCCTGCCTGAAAACGTCCGTTGGCACACCACCGCCATCCCTGGCGCTGGCAACCCGACTGTCGCCGGCATCTCCATCTCCTCGGCTGACTCCGACGCCAACAACCTGGCTCTGGGCAACTGGGAGATCATCGACTCCGAGCGCCGCATCGCCAAGGCCACCATCAACGCGCCTTCCACCGGCAACAAGCGCGGCAAACTGGTCTTTGAAAAGACCGAACTGGAACTGGCCCCTGGCTTCTCCGGCGACGTTAAAATCGAAGTCGGCGGCAGCGCCGGCATCAGCGGCAACTTCGTCTTCGGCAAAGCTGTTCTGCCTGTCTCCTTGAAGGCTGACGCTGCTCCCGAAGTCAAGATCGGTCTGAACGACCAAGTCGCTTCCGACGTGATCGTCACCGAAAACTTCAAAGAAGCCCTCATGAGCAAGACCGACAACGTTCTCGGCGTCGGCAACACCACCTTCAACGAACTGCGCCTCTATGTTCCCGCCGGTGTTGACTACACCTCCACGCCGAAGTTCGAAGTCGTCGAAGGCGACGCCGTTCTGATGGCTGACTCCGCCACCACCGCCACCGACGCCAGCGACCAAACCAAGTACGCTGTCGTCAAGGTCAAGTCCACCAGCTCCACCCCCTCCAAGATCAAAGTCAGCAACATCAAACTGCGCGTTGACCGCACCGTTCCCGAAGGCGACCTGGTCATGAAGGTCAAAGGCAACGCTACCGCTACTTGCGAAATGGTTGCCAACGCCACCATCCAGAAGCCCTTCGCTTCCTCCACCGTGACCACCGCTGTCGTTGCCAAGGTTGTCACCCCCGCTCCCCAAGACCTGAAAGTGGCTGCCGCTTTCAAAGTCAACGACACCAAGTACACCATCAACGGTGTTGAAAAGACCATGGACCAAGCTCCCTACATCAAAGAAGGCCGCACCTTCGTGCCTGTCCGCTATGTAGCTGAAGCTCTGGGCATCGACGCCGCCAACATCGTCTGGGATGGCGACAAGCAAACCGCTACCCTGATCAAAGGTGACAAGGTTCTGCAAGTTGCCATCGGCAGCAAGACCCTCGTCATCAACGGCGCTGGCATCACCATGGATATCGCTCCCGAACTGTCCGAATCCGGCCGCGTCATGCTGCCTGTTCGCTGGATCGCTGAGCGTTTCGGCGCCACCCCCACCTGGGACGAAGCCACCCAAACTGTCGGCCTGAAGTAA
- a CDS encoding copper amine oxidase N-terminal domain-containing protein, with product MFPQMKKTVVSLISVIFLAAMLLPNVALASSTYMPTQQAVSAPGSTFSARVMIEVPYGAAVGGQQYELRLRLPSNTQVGAITYDIPPSYDNGIGNQLANTAGGFTNGNATSQPSPGTPEFVINVQGTGNTGKGLLYVNFTNITVPSGQNGNFKAVFEARPGSIFSNGEVIIASVGSGSLTASIDDVRSFSSSGLAAIDPIRIKEDRPGALKSGTDTIKLKLPAGFTWSNVPAAGTPISQIWSDANTVITYQGTTDSGRTLQIGVAFNNGATQSNSAVYFSLNGIGVSVDESTARTGDVTVDIGGRSSCTPGSLVIGSYGEYGAHIKTYGDTPTLLAGRKDAIAGKFVIEEDLVGSLVANRTITLTLPDNVRWHTTNIPNPGNPTVSGISLSSADSDANNLALTNGNGWEIIDSERRIAKATVNQPSTGNKRGKLVFEKAELEIAPGFSGDIKVEVSGSAGLSGAFTIGKAVLPVSMSANSAPEVKIGLDNQAAADVTVTENYKEALMSKNDSVQISNVNTSVTFNELRLYLPAGVDFTTTPKFEVVEGDLVLMGDSATTATDATERANYAVVKIKSTSSTPSRIKISNIKLRVDRTVPEGDIVLKIKGNGTATSEMVVNADIQKPFASSTVTSAVIARVNTPAPGEQKTSASFKVNSARYSVNGVEKTMDQAPYIKEGRVFVPVRYVAESLGIDHMNVIWDGEKQTATLIKGDKVLQIAIGSRTQLINGVSITMDVAPELTDAGRVMLPVRWIAERFGATPTWDDASQTVGLK from the coding sequence GTGTTTCCGCAGATGAAAAAAACCGTTGTCTCTCTGATTTCGGTTATCTTCCTGGCAGCCATGCTGCTTCCCAACGTCGCCCTTGCCAGTTCCACCTATATGCCGACTCAACAGGCCGTCTCCGCCCCGGGCAGCACCTTCAGCGCCCGCGTGATGATCGAAGTGCCCTACGGCGCCGCCGTCGGCGGCCAGCAGTATGAGTTGAGGCTGCGGCTGCCGAGCAACACCCAGGTCGGCGCCATCACCTATGATATCCCGCCATCTTATGATAACGGCATAGGCAACCAACTGGCCAACACAGCCGGCGGCTTTACCAACGGCAACGCCACCAGCCAGCCGAGTCCCGGCACACCGGAGTTTGTCATCAACGTGCAGGGCACAGGCAACACCGGCAAAGGGCTGCTTTACGTCAACTTCACGAACATCACCGTCCCTTCCGGCCAGAACGGTAACTTTAAAGCCGTCTTTGAAGCCCGTCCCGGCAGTATTTTCTCCAACGGCGAAGTGATCATCGCCTCCGTCGGCAGCGGCAGCCTGACCGCCTCCATCGATGACGTCCGCAGTTTCTCCTCGTCCGGCCTGGCTGCGATTGATCCGATCCGTATCAAAGAGGACCGTCCCGGCGCGCTCAAATCGGGCACAGATACGATTAAATTGAAATTGCCTGCCGGATTTACCTGGTCGAACGTTCCCGCCGCAGGCACGCCGATCAGTCAGATCTGGTCTGACGCCAATACGGTGATTACCTATCAGGGAACGACCGATTCGGGCCGCACCCTGCAGATCGGCGTCGCTTTTAACAACGGCGCCACCCAGTCCAACAGCGCCGTCTATTTCTCGCTCAACGGTATCGGCGTCTCAGTCGATGAATCAACGGCCAGAACAGGCGACGTGACCGTCGACATCGGCGGCCGCTCCTCCTGCACGCCGGGCAGCCTGGTGATCGGAAGCTACGGCGAATACGGCGCCCACATCAAAACGTACGGCGACACCCCTACATTGCTCGCCGGCCGGAAGGACGCCATCGCCGGCAAGTTCGTCATCGAAGAGGACCTCGTCGGCAGCCTCGTGGCGAACCGCACCATCACGCTGACCCTGCCGGACAATGTCCGCTGGCACACCACCAATATTCCGAACCCGGGCAATCCCACCGTTTCCGGCATCTCCCTCTCCTCGGCTGATTCAGACGCCAACAACCTCGCCTTGACCAACGGCAACGGCTGGGAAATCATCGACTCGGAACGCCGTATCGCCAAGGCGACGGTCAACCAGCCTTCTACCGGCAACAAGCGCGGCAAGCTGGTCTTCGAAAAGGCCGAACTGGAAATCGCGCCCGGATTCAGCGGCGACATCAAGGTGGAAGTCAGCGGCAGCGCCGGTCTGTCGGGCGCCTTCACCATCGGCAAGGCGGTGCTGCCTGTTTCGATGTCGGCAAACAGCGCGCCTGAGGTGAAGATCGGCCTTGACAACCAGGCTGCGGCGGATGTGACCGTCACGGAGAACTACAAAGAAGCGCTCATGAGCAAGAACGATTCCGTTCAGATCAGCAACGTCAATACGAGCGTCACCTTCAACGAACTGCGGCTCTATCTCCCTGCCGGCGTAGACTTCACCACAACGCCGAAATTCGAAGTCGTCGAAGGCGACCTGGTCCTGATGGGCGATTCGGCCACGACTGCGACCGATGCGACGGAGCGCGCCAACTACGCCGTCGTCAAGATCAAGTCCACGAGTTCCACACCCTCCAGGATCAAGATCAGCAACATCAAGCTGCGTGTCGACCGGACTGTCCCCGAGGGGGATATCGTCCTTAAGATCAAGGGCAATGGCACAGCCACGTCGGAAATGGTGGTCAACGCCGACATCCAGAAGCCCTTTGCCTCCTCCACCGTCACCTCCGCCGTCATCGCCCGGGTGAACACCCCGGCGCCGGGGGAACAGAAGACCAGCGCCTCCTTTAAGGTGAACAGCGCCAGGTACTCTGTCAACGGCGTCGAAAAGACGATGGACCAAGCGCCCTACATCAAGGAAGGCCGTGTCTTTGTGCCTGTCCGCTATGTGGCCGAATCCCTGGGCATCGACCATATGAACGTCATCTGGGACGGCGAAAAACAGACAGCGACGCTGATCAAAGGCGACAAGGTGCTCCAGATCGCCATCGGCAGCCGCACCCAGTTGATCAACGGTGTGAGCATCACCATGGATGTGGCGCCGGAATTGACGGACGCGGGCCGCGTCATGCTTCCCGTCCGCTGGATCGCCGAGCGTTTCGGCGCTACCCCGACCTGGGATGACGCCAGTCAAACCGTTGGATTGAAGTAA